A window from Pseudomonas kribbensis encodes these proteins:
- a CDS encoding acyl-CoA dehydrogenase encodes MGGKASFNWIDPLLLDQQLTEEERMIRDTAEQFAQQSLAPRILEAFRHEKTDPAIFREMGEVGLLGATIPEQYGGSGLNYVSYGLIAREVERVDSGYRSMMSVQSSLVMVPINEFGTEAQKQKYLPKLASGEWIGCFGLTEPNHGSDPGAMITRARKVEGGYSLAGAKMWITNSPIADVFVVWAKDDAGDIRGFVLEKGWKGLSAPAIHGKVGLRASITGEIVMDNVFVPEENIFPDVRGLKGPFTCLNSARYGISWGALGAAEFCWHTARQYTLDRQQFGRPLAATQLIQKKLADMQTEITLALQGCLRLGRMKDEGTAAVEITSIMKRNSCGKSLDIARMARDMLGGNGISDEFGVARHLVNLEVVNTYEGTHDVHALILGRAQTGLQAFY; translated from the coding sequence ATGGGCGGTAAAGCTAGCTTCAACTGGATCGATCCACTGCTGCTGGATCAACAGCTGACTGAAGAAGAACGCATGATCCGCGACACTGCCGAGCAATTCGCTCAGCAGAGCCTCGCGCCGCGTATTCTTGAAGCCTTCCGCCATGAGAAGACTGACCCGGCGATCTTTCGTGAGATGGGTGAAGTTGGCCTGTTGGGTGCGACCATCCCCGAGCAGTACGGTGGCAGCGGCCTCAACTATGTCAGCTACGGCCTGATTGCCCGTGAAGTCGAGCGCGTGGATTCCGGCTACCGTTCGATGATGAGCGTGCAGTCTTCGCTGGTGATGGTGCCGATCAATGAATTCGGTACCGAAGCACAGAAGCAGAAGTACCTGCCGAAGCTGGCTTCCGGCGAGTGGATCGGCTGCTTCGGTCTGACCGAGCCGAACCATGGTTCCGACCCGGGCGCGATGATTACGCGTGCACGCAAAGTCGAAGGCGGCTACAGCCTGGCCGGCGCCAAGATGTGGATCACCAACAGTCCGATCGCCGATGTGTTCGTGGTCTGGGCCAAGGACGACGCCGGCGATATTCGCGGTTTTGTATTGGAGAAGGGCTGGAAAGGCTTGAGCGCTCCGGCGATTCACGGCAAGGTCGGCCTGCGGGCTTCGATCACTGGTGAGATCGTCATGGACAACGTGTTCGTACCGGAAGAAAACATCTTCCCGGACGTGCGTGGTCTGAAAGGTCCGTTTACCTGCCTCAATTCTGCACGTTATGGCATCTCCTGGGGGGCGCTGGGTGCGGCCGAGTTCTGCTGGCACACCGCTCGCCAGTACACCCTGGATCGCCAACAGTTCGGCCGTCCGCTGGCCGCTACTCAGTTGATCCAGAAGAAGCTGGCCGACATGCAGACCGAAATCACTCTGGCACTGCAAGGCTGCCTGCGTCTGGGTCGCATGAAAGATGAAGGCACTGCTGCGGTTGAAATCACTTCGATCATGAAGCGCAACTCCTGCGGCAAATCGCTGGATATCGCTCGCATGGCCCGTGACATGTTGGGCGGTAACGGCATCTCTGATGAGTTCGGGGTGGCCCGTCACCTGGTCAACCTGGAAGTGGTAAATACCTACGAAGGTACTCACGACGTTCACGCGCTGATCCTCGGCCGTGCGCAGACCGGCCTGCAGGCGTTCTATTAA